In the uncultured Methanobacterium sp. genome, one interval contains:
- a CDS encoding ABC transporter permease, whose protein sequence is MKIPTSIRKIMALAKKEARDVLQNRIYLLVVLVQVFIIIGAVGLVAVAAVASDPTLLDQVGVTSALNIGLPQNLEGSSLSKYLEDEKITLNYYNSTDEAKVGLGKKLVAVVDISASGEVLVYGDTSNVFYPVVSTKINDAVTKYNTEQTLKNAGLNQTQVNTIQNPVNFQEVKINQNKQVPLALDSPYFVEVIYGFIVPFILLLPFFLASNIVTDSVVGEKERKTFEVLLMTPLSSSMVIIGKIIPILLFSLLQSMAWIAVLDLLRVPIFNPALLILVLFFMGLAFIGMGILISMLVDSTKEANSAITLVLVFATFILFIPLFVKSEIFQGVFNFIPTVLMVKLAVSPTIRPEIMLYLLPTLIISFLIFAGTVWSFRHERAIRL, encoded by the coding sequence ATGAAAATTCCCACAAGCATCCGGAAAATTATGGCACTGGCCAAGAAAGAAGCCAGAGACGTCCTACAAAATAGGATATACCTACTGGTGGTTCTGGTTCAGGTTTTCATAATCATAGGGGCAGTGGGTCTGGTAGCAGTAGCTGCTGTGGCCAGTGACCCGACTTTACTGGATCAGGTGGGGGTAACATCTGCTCTTAATATAGGTTTGCCTCAGAATTTGGAGGGTTCAAGCCTTTCAAAGTACCTGGAAGATGAGAAAATAACTTTAAATTATTACAACAGCACTGATGAAGCTAAAGTTGGGCTTGGAAAGAAGCTGGTGGCTGTCGTAGATATTTCAGCTTCAGGAGAAGTGTTGGTGTATGGGGATACTTCCAATGTCTTTTATCCAGTAGTATCCACCAAAATCAACGATGCAGTTACCAAATACAACACTGAACAAACCTTAAAAAATGCTGGTTTAAACCAAACCCAGGTTAATACTATTCAAAACCCGGTTAATTTTCAGGAAGTTAAAATTAATCAAAATAAACAGGTCCCATTGGCACTAGACAGCCCATACTTCGTGGAAGTTATATATGGATTTATAGTACCATTTATTCTCCTTTTACCGTTCTTCCTGGCCAGTAACATTGTAACCGATAGTGTGGTTGGTGAAAAAGAGAGGAAAACCTTTGAAGTACTCCTAATGACTCCACTCTCCAGTTCCATGGTAATTATTGGTAAAATAATTCCCATTCTACTATTTTCGCTTTTACAGAGTATGGCCTGGATAGCGGTCCTTGATCTTCTCAGGGTGCCCATTTTCAACCCGGCTCTTCTAATACTGGTGTTGTTTTTCATGGGCCTGGCTTTCATTGGAATGGGAATACTCATATCCATGCTGGTGGACAGCACCAAGGAGGCCAACTCTGCCATAACTTTAGTACTGGTATTTGCTACTTTTATCCTTTTCATCCCATTATTCGTCAAATCCGAAATTTTTCAGGGAGTATTTAACTTCATACCTACGGTTTTAATGGTTAAACTGGCAGTATCCCCCACTATCCGGCCAGAAATCATGTTATACCTACTTCCCACACTTATCATATCCTTCCTTATTTTTGCGGGTACTGTATGGTCCTTCCGTCACGAAAGGGCTATCAGATTGTAA
- a CDS encoding SEC59/DGK1/VTE5 family protein — MKKELWRQLIHASGVFIVVLSYFLPPQLLIILCVAILAFVVIVFRLDHQHHIPFFSTILRVAKRDEDERGFVYFFIGIIITLYFFQFNMAIANAAILILLFGDSASTLMGRRFGRIKLPFHSHKTLEGSLAFLVVGFLVSLTQLPLIPAFIGALAGTLTEAYSPIDDNVPIPLISALAISGVIYFLI, encoded by the coding sequence ATGAAAAAAGAACTCTGGAGGCAGCTAATTCATGCTTCTGGGGTCTTTATCGTTGTTCTCAGCTATTTTCTACCACCACAATTGTTGATCATTCTCTGTGTGGCCATCCTGGCCTTCGTGGTTATAGTGTTTCGACTGGACCATCAACACCATATTCCCTTTTTTTCTACTATTTTACGGGTTGCCAAACGTGACGAAGATGAAAGAGGATTTGTTTACTTTTTTATTGGAATTATAATAACCCTGTACTTCTTCCAGTTTAACATGGCCATTGCCAATGCCGCGATCCTCATCCTGCTATTTGGGGATTCCGCATCAACTCTTATGGGTCGAAGGTTTGGAAGAATAAAATTACCTTTCCACTCACATAAAACATTGGAGGGGAGTTTAGCGTTCCTGGTAGTTGGATTTTTGGTTTCTCTCACCCAGTTACCCCTTATTCCTGCTTTTATTGGTGCACTGGCCGGTACCCTTACTGAAGCTTACAGTCCTATTGATGATAACGTACCTATACCTCTGATTTCTGCACTAGCAATTAGTGGAGTTATTTACTTCCTGATTTAA
- the purL gene encoding phosphoribosylformylglycinamidine synthase subunit PurL yields MTLTDTEMEYIKEELGREPNPLEYGMLDIMFSEHCSYKSSRPILKLFPTEGEKVIMGPGDDAGIVELTDDLALVMGMESHNHPSAVEPYGGAGTGIGGIIRDIISMGAMPVALLDSLRFGPMEDQRSRYIFEYVVKGISDYGNRVGIPTVGGEVEFEDNFKFNPLVNVVCAGIVRKDEIVLGIAPNVGDVFVLMGGRTGRDGIHGVTFASEELTSSSELESRPAVQVGDPFTKKQVMEATFEALEKVNIQGLKDLGGGGLTCCISEMADKSGNGAQMELTKVPLREEGMTPYEIMLSESQERMVFVVNPQDVDGLLAIFHKHELPYAVIGQVTDTGRMVVTQEGEPLADVPTQLLADPPLVEREAIKPANDEEYVEIEDGNLDEALLDLLSSPNLASKKWVFRQYDHEVQIRTVIKPGDDAAVLRVDDEKAFTLTSDCNSIHCYLDPYHGGAGAVAEAIRNVVAMGSEPLCMVDCLNFGNPEKPDVFWQFKECVQGMSDIANRFKLPVTSGNVSFYNETEGVTVNPSPVVSVAGIMDLKDIRTMDFKNEGDKIILIGTTQPEMDGSEYHKTIHGVVQGESPQVNIEAEYASARAVLELIRNDENGQVTAAHDLSAGGLGVALAEMAIKGDLGVNIDLFAAPGAEGLSDSEILFSESHARYLITVQEGSSAEILNTLKEMNVPAAVIGTVKGTSLKLSPSNIEINIQQLKDSYHGVIEKFMA; encoded by the coding sequence ATGACTTTAACTGACACGGAAATGGAATACATCAAAGAAGAACTGGGAAGGGAACCCAACCCCCTGGAATATGGTATGCTGGATATAATGTTCTCTGAACACTGCTCTTATAAGAGCAGCCGGCCCATCCTGAAATTATTCCCCACCGAGGGTGAAAAAGTCATAATGGGCCCTGGAGACGATGCTGGTATCGTGGAACTCACCGATGACCTTGCCCTGGTTATGGGTATGGAAAGCCACAACCACCCCTCAGCTGTGGAACCCTACGGTGGAGCAGGCACAGGTATTGGAGGAATAATAAGGGACATCATATCCATGGGAGCAATGCCAGTTGCCCTTCTTGATTCTCTGCGTTTTGGACCTATGGAAGACCAGCGTTCACGTTACATCTTCGAATACGTGGTTAAAGGAATCTCAGATTATGGTAACCGGGTAGGTATTCCCACTGTTGGTGGAGAAGTGGAATTTGAGGATAACTTCAAATTCAACCCACTGGTTAACGTGGTCTGTGCAGGTATTGTACGTAAGGATGAAATTGTACTTGGAATAGCCCCCAATGTGGGAGATGTTTTTGTATTGATGGGAGGCCGCACTGGAAGGGATGGTATACACGGTGTTACCTTCGCTTCAGAAGAGCTAACCTCTTCTTCAGAACTGGAAAGCAGACCTGCAGTTCAGGTGGGTGATCCCTTCACTAAGAAACAGGTCATGGAAGCCACCTTTGAGGCCCTGGAGAAAGTTAACATTCAGGGATTGAAGGACTTGGGCGGGGGCGGCCTTACCTGCTGTATTTCGGAAATGGCTGATAAAAGTGGTAACGGTGCACAGATGGAGTTGACCAAAGTGCCACTAAGGGAAGAAGGAATGACTCCCTATGAAATTATGCTCTCTGAGTCACAGGAAAGAATGGTCTTTGTGGTGAACCCTCAGGATGTGGATGGCTTACTTGCAATATTTCATAAGCATGAGTTGCCCTATGCAGTGATTGGTCAGGTCACCGACACCGGCCGCATGGTGGTCACCCAGGAAGGAGAACCCCTAGCAGATGTACCCACCCAGCTACTGGCCGACCCACCACTAGTGGAACGTGAAGCCATAAAACCGGCAAATGACGAGGAATACGTTGAAATAGAAGATGGTAACCTTGATGAAGCCCTTTTAGACTTACTTTCCAGTCCCAACCTTGCCAGTAAAAAGTGGGTGTTCCGGCAGTACGATCACGAGGTGCAGATCCGCACGGTAATCAAGCCAGGGGATGATGCCGCAGTACTGCGGGTGGATGATGAGAAGGCATTCACCCTCACCAGTGACTGTAACAGCATACACTGCTACCTGGACCCATACCATGGAGGGGCCGGGGCTGTGGCCGAAGCAATACGTAACGTGGTGGCCATGGGATCAGAACCATTATGCATGGTGGACTGCCTTAACTTCGGAAACCCCGAAAAACCAGATGTGTTCTGGCAATTCAAAGAGTGCGTTCAGGGAATGTCCGACATTGCTAACCGGTTTAAATTACCAGTTACCAGTGGAAACGTCAGTTTCTACAATGAAACAGAAGGAGTAACTGTTAACCCATCACCCGTGGTGAGTGTGGCCGGAATCATGGACCTTAAGGATATCCGGACCATGGACTTCAAAAATGAAGGAGATAAGATCATCCTCATTGGAACCACCCAACCAGAGATGGATGGATCAGAGTACCATAAGACCATTCACGGAGTGGTACAGGGAGAATCACCTCAGGTTAATATTGAAGCAGAATACGCATCAGCCCGGGCTGTTCTGGAATTAATCCGTAACGATGAAAATGGACAGGTAACTGCAGCCCATGATCTTTCAGCAGGAGGATTAGGAGTTGCCCTGGCAGAAATGGCTATTAAAGGAGACTTGGGAGTTAATATAGATTTATTCGCAGCCCCTGGTGCTGAAGGTCTTTCTGATTCAGAGATACTCTTCTCAGAATCCCATGCCCGTTACCTGATTACCGTGCAAGAAGGAAGTTCTGCAGAGATTTTGAACACTCTAAAGGAAATGAATGTCCCTGCAGCAGTAATTGGTACAGTTAAAGGAACTTCTCTTAAATTAAGCCCTTCAAACATTGAAATTAACATTCAGCAACTTAAAGATTCCTACCATGGAGTTATAGAGAAGTTCATGGCCTGA
- the ileS gene encoding isoleucine--tRNA ligase, translated as MAIKEAPRSYQSETIEEKVQKFWDDKQIYQLTKDLRKDQPNFSFLDGPPYCSGRIHLGTAWNKTIKDSFLRFKSMSGFNVRRQAGWDTHGLPIEHKVEGLLGLKSKKEIESRIGIENFVNKCKDFAVENQALMTKQFEKMGVWMDWDDPYVTYDTQYMESAWWTLKKANEKELLVNDLRVITWCPRCETALAMAEIDYENKEDPSIYVKFPLKGRENEYILVWTTTPWTLPANLAICVHPDYDYAYVKVENEGMDVVYLMAEALVEATFPEQDYEIIKVVKGSDLEGNEYIHPLPEEIPFHRDFQHRILPGDHVTLTEGTGCVHTAPGHGPDDFEIGKQHGLPIFCPVDEAGLFTLDAGKYEGQFVKDADPNIIADLDSHHLLFKEGIIDHRYGFCWRCKTPIIYLATKQWFLKVTAVKDQMLSELDKVEWVPSWAGENRFRNWIENARDWTISRQRYWGIPIPIWICEDCGKMEVIGSIDELQEKITEGQLEGDFIHRPHVDEIKLGCSCGGKMQRTPDVLDVWIDSGVAGWAALHYPKEKEMFEEWYPYQFITEGHDQTRGWFYSQMGCGVIALDSVPYQKVLMHGFTLDEEGKKMSKSLGNVVEPDEVIAKYGADVLRFYLLWGNKPWDDLKFNWEEMGTVNKMFNILWNVYVFSTTYMALDEFNPTLYSPDDLIFRDEDRWITSRVHSVALEVTDALDSLHLHKATRSLNHFILEDLSRWYVRLIRGRTWVEKDDPDKLGAYYTLYHVLKNMITILAPIAPHITEEIYQNLVRGVEEEAPESVHMLDWCLNENLIDQDLENNMDILRDIIEACARARDVARYKLRWPVSKIIIVTEDQDAVTAALALSDVLTEQANTKSVETSEEFEGLKVLAAPNMKTLGPKLRGDVPKVAAKLASADGAEIVTALETSGEYVVELDDKTITLEDGDVVFETELPDNVVSAEFSRGSVFVDTELTPEILSEAMSRELIRRIQDMRKDLDLDVEANINVAVDCSLEFQKLVEPHLDFISHEVRAKELEFGTEEGYHTKKWNIEEFELSIIFKQ; from the coding sequence ATGGCAATCAAGGAAGCCCCCCGATCATACCAGTCTGAAACCATTGAAGAGAAGGTACAGAAATTCTGGGATGATAAACAAATATATCAGCTTACTAAAGACCTTAGGAAAGACCAACCTAATTTCTCATTTTTAGACGGACCACCATACTGTAGTGGCCGAATACACTTGGGAACTGCCTGGAACAAGACAATAAAGGACAGTTTCCTGCGATTCAAGTCCATGTCCGGATTCAACGTCCGCAGACAGGCAGGATGGGATACCCACGGACTACCCATTGAACACAAGGTAGAAGGACTCCTGGGACTTAAAAGCAAGAAGGAAATCGAAAGCAGGATCGGGATTGAAAACTTTGTGAACAAGTGTAAGGATTTTGCAGTGGAAAACCAGGCCCTCATGACCAAACAGTTCGAAAAAATGGGTGTTTGGATGGACTGGGATGATCCTTACGTGACCTATGACACCCAGTACATGGAAAGCGCCTGGTGGACTCTTAAAAAAGCCAATGAAAAAGAACTCCTGGTAAACGATCTGAGGGTTATCACCTGGTGCCCCCGATGCGAAACTGCACTGGCCATGGCTGAGATTGACTATGAAAACAAGGAAGATCCATCAATCTATGTTAAGTTCCCATTAAAAGGCCGGGAAAATGAGTACATCCTGGTATGGACCACCACCCCCTGGACACTACCGGCCAACCTGGCAATTTGTGTGCATCCAGATTATGATTATGCTTACGTTAAAGTTGAAAATGAAGGCATGGACGTAGTTTACCTGATGGCTGAAGCCCTGGTGGAAGCCACCTTCCCGGAACAGGATTATGAAATAATAAAAGTGGTCAAAGGAAGTGATCTGGAAGGAAATGAATATATACACCCCCTTCCTGAAGAGATACCCTTCCACAGGGATTTCCAGCACCGCATATTACCTGGAGACCATGTGACCCTCACTGAGGGAACCGGCTGCGTTCACACCGCACCTGGACACGGTCCAGATGACTTTGAAATAGGAAAACAACACGGATTACCAATATTCTGCCCAGTGGACGAGGCAGGATTGTTCACACTAGATGCGGGCAAATATGAGGGCCAGTTCGTTAAGGATGCCGACCCCAATATCATCGCTGATCTGGACTCCCATCATCTACTATTCAAAGAGGGCATCATTGATCACCGTTACGGTTTCTGCTGGAGATGTAAAACTCCCATCATCTACCTGGCCACCAAACAGTGGTTTTTGAAGGTTACTGCAGTCAAAGACCAGATGCTCAGCGAACTGGACAAAGTGGAATGGGTCCCGTCATGGGCTGGTGAAAACCGGTTCCGGAACTGGATAGAAAATGCCCGGGACTGGACCATCTCCAGGCAACGTTACTGGGGAATACCCATACCCATCTGGATCTGTGAAGACTGTGGAAAGATGGAAGTTATCGGATCCATAGATGAACTGCAGGAGAAGATTACAGAAGGCCAGCTGGAAGGGGATTTCATCCACCGCCCACATGTGGATGAGATAAAACTGGGTTGCTCCTGTGGTGGTAAGATGCAGCGCACTCCTGATGTTCTGGATGTGTGGATCGACTCTGGAGTTGCTGGATGGGCTGCTCTACATTACCCTAAGGAGAAGGAAATGTTTGAGGAATGGTATCCCTACCAGTTCATCACCGAGGGTCATGACCAGACCAGAGGATGGTTCTACTCCCAGATGGGCTGTGGGGTAATCGCCCTGGACAGCGTGCCCTACCAGAAGGTTCTGATGCACGGTTTCACCCTGGATGAGGAAGGTAAAAAGATGAGTAAATCCCTGGGGAACGTGGTGGAACCAGACGAAGTTATAGCCAAGTACGGGGCAGATGTTCTCCGTTTCTACCTCCTGTGGGGAAACAAGCCATGGGATGATCTGAAGTTCAACTGGGAAGAAATGGGAACTGTGAACAAGATGTTCAACATCCTCTGGAATGTTTACGTCTTCAGCACCACCTACATGGCGCTGGATGAATTCAATCCCACCCTTTATAGCCCAGATGATCTTATATTCCGCGATGAAGATCGTTGGATCACCTCAAGAGTGCATTCTGTGGCCCTCGAGGTCACCGATGCCCTGGATTCCCTGCATCTCCACAAGGCCACACGTAGCCTCAACCATTTCATACTGGAAGATCTCAGCCGATGGTACGTGCGCCTAATAAGGGGACGAACCTGGGTGGAAAAGGACGACCCGGACAAACTGGGAGCCTACTACACACTTTACCACGTGCTTAAGAATATGATAACCATCTTAGCACCCATAGCTCCCCACATCACCGAGGAAATCTACCAGAACCTGGTACGCGGTGTTGAGGAAGAGGCCCCAGAAAGTGTGCACATGCTGGACTGGTGTCTTAACGAGAACCTCATTGATCAGGACCTGGAAAACAACATGGACATTTTAAGGGACATAATAGAAGCCTGTGCCCGTGCCCGTGATGTTGCCCGTTACAAGCTCCGCTGGCCAGTTTCTAAGATCATCATCGTCACCGAGGATCAGGATGCAGTAACTGCTGCTCTAGCACTATCAGATGTGCTCACCGAGCAGGCCAACACCAAGAGCGTGGAAACATCAGAAGAATTTGAAGGCCTCAAGGTCCTGGCTGCCCCAAATATGAAAACTCTTGGGCCCAAGCTTCGTGGAGATGTGCCTAAGGTGGCTGCTAAATTGGCATCAGCCGATGGTGCCGAGATTGTCACTGCCCTAGAAACCAGTGGGGAGTATGTGGTGGAACTGGATGATAAGACCATTACCCTGGAAGATGGTGATGTGGTCTTTGAAACCGAACTTCCAGATAACGTGGTCAGTGCTGAATTTTCCAGAGGAAGTGTTTTCGTGGACACCGAGTTAACACCTGAAATATTATCAGAGGCCATGTCCAGAGAACTCATAAGACGAATACAGGACATGCGAAAAGACCTTGATCTGGATGTAGAGGCCAATATAAATGTGGCTGTTGATTGCAGCCTGGAATTCCAGAAACTGGTAGAACCACATTTAGATTTCATTTCACACGAAGTAAGGGCAAAGGAACTTGAATTTGGAACTGAAGAAGGATACCACACTAAAAAGTGGAATATTGAAGAATTTGAATTATCTATAATCTTTAAACAATGA